The stretch of DNA TTAAACTGCTAACTTTGGCTTTTCTCAAACATgtgccaaaaaagaaaaaaatccaactCTAAACATGGTTATAACAATTCTTGTATTTTGCATGACTAATTGGCTTTGTAAATGTGGCTTTAACATTACATTTATGAACAGTAGACAAATTGAATCTGTCTCTGGTTGCCTTACCTGTATGAGTTCGGACATGGGCAAGAAATGCCATTGAATTACTGCTTTTGCATATCTTTCCAcagtacttgcacacatttcCTTGATTTTCTTCTCTTTCCTTATTTATTTGCTCGGTGTCCTCCTCTATGTATTTGTTCACCTCTCTGAGCAATTCTTCATGTTGTTCTTTAATATGAATAAATAAGCTCTGTTCTGAATCAAAGGGTTCTGTGCATTTTACACATTTAAATGTCCCCCCGCCTTCTGGCCGTTCTTCAAAACTGGCCATCTCATTTCTGTTGTGGCCAATACTAGCCAAATGCTGATGAAGATTACTTTCTGTAAAAAATGATttgccacacagcaaacagtgaaaatgtttttctttcacAGGATGTTTCATGGAAATATGAACATTTAATCCACTAAGGCCATCAGCAAGGAATCCACAGTCATTGCATCGTATTCGGTTTGCATCTCCATGAGCACTTCCAttggttttcttcttttttgttagTTGTGGCTCAGGTATTTTAGGTGCAGGGCCCTTAAATTTGCTGGTTATATCACTATTTACAGATTCATTGCAAACAAATTTTAGCTTTACAATTGAAGAATCAAAATTGTGTTCATTTCGAATACCACTACATGTGCTAATAATGCTACTAGGTTCTGATAAAACCTCAGTCACTACTTCACTCTCCGAAATCTTTTCAGCATCACTATTAGTTAATGTATCTTTACCTTTGGAGTCTTCATGATCTAAACTTATTTGAGCAGTAACTTCAGTTACAGGGCTTTCCTGTATACTAAAAGCAACCGCATTGGTCTGTTCCCACTTCGAATCTTTTTCTATTAATGTACTGCTTCTTCCCAAGTTCTCTTTCACACTTTCAACATCTTCTGTGGGTTCAGACTCACTTGCAATTTGGGAAACATCAACATTAGTATTGGTCTTTAACTGTAAATCTGGGCACGGATCTGTATTTTCAATATTACAGTGCGGGTCCTGATCCAAATCTACATCACTTTCACGAGAAACATTGCCTGACAATCCCTGTCTGTCACAATCAGTTTTCTCCACAAGTGAAGGAAAAGTACATGGAGACTGAACAGGAGATTGGTGATTGGCTTTATGTGACTCAGAGGATGCATGTGTGCTCATATCCTTGTGTGTTGGAGCATAGAAATCACATGCTTTACAATAATACTCAAATTCCTTAATGTGTTTCTTTTTCATGTGCCTCTCGAAAGAATCCCCAACAAATTCAAAACGTATACTTTGTCTATTTTCAATATTAGTGCTTAGGTTTTGCCCATTTCCAGGTTCATGAGGAGAAGTTTGTACTTGTATGGTAACTGGTTCAGTAGGGACAGGCTCGTCCTTCTGGGAGCTGGGCAAAAGCTTTGAACCTGTACCAACATAAACACGTTCCTTATAAAGAGCTAACGTGTTTCCTTTTTTCTTTACAGAAGCCTCAAATGCTGTTCCATCTGTGGTAACCACAATTTCTGTTTTGTGTTTGTTGAGTTTCTGTTCCTCTACACGATTCTTGTGCTTTTTGGTAATACAGTGGCGCTCCATGTCACCTTTAGTTACGGTGTCATAATTACATACCTTGCATTTATAATTGTACTGATGTGTATGCTTTCTTCGAATATGCACTTTAAGATTTGTAACACTGGATGCTATAAGTCCGCAGTGAGTGCAAGAGATAGACAGATTTCCCTTTGGTCTCCCTCTTTTTGGTGCATTTACATGCATTGGCTCTGCTAGACTTGGGGTATGTTCAGAACAAAAAGATTCTTTTACGGAAGGTGCAATTAATCCAGAATCTGACTGTGCTTCCTCACAATCCTCATCTTGAGGACCCTCTTTATACATAACAGCAGGCTCAATGAAAGAAACCCTCTCGATGCACTCATCAAAAAGCAATCCAATGTTGTTTTTATTAGCATTTTCAATATGTTTGCTCCTTTTAATATGTTTCTCCATTCCTtccttatacattgtatatatgttaCAAGCCTTACATAAAAAGTGATAATCATGTGTATGACGTAGTTTGATGTGCCTTGTCAATACTGTAGATGATCTGGTTTTATAGaaacattttttgcattgaaactgGGTTTTTTTTACCTCTTTTTCTACACAAACTTCTACTGGTACCTCAACTGTTGGAAGCATAGTACTACTTTCAACTTCTGGCAGACACTCTTTAGTAAGATTTGTGTTTACCTCCAAGTTCTCAACAGGAGTGTCACAATTTTTTTCCTGCCACCAGATGTGTGCCTCTGATGTTTCATGGTGTAACATGTCATCATTTGATTTAAAGTAAACCTTGCAAACACTGCAATGAAAATACATCTTGTGCTTGGATTTCATGTGCCTTTTGAAGGTTGACTCATTTGAAGAGTCTAGCCCACAGAGGTAACAATTTAACAAATCACTACCATTCTTATGATTGTCATAttggcagtgtttttcaaactcCACACGAGTCTCACACGAGTATCCACATGGCTGACAATAAAACTGCATTTGCTTAGCATGTCTCTTCCAGAAGTGAAGAATGAAGCTTTCTTTGGTACCAGCAACAGTTTTACAGTATACACAAGCATACTGTTCTGTAAGCTGTGTAGTACATATTAGTTTAAATGCAGCAGGAGGTAAAGTGCTTTCACTTTCAACGTCATAAACGACATCCATATGAGTTACACTTTTACTTGTCAAGTATGGTGTCTCTGCAGATTTTTCAAGGAATGTTTTCACAGGAggatttacattttcttttaaacaCACAGGGGAATCTTCAAGTTTATCTTTATTACTTATTAACTGAATATGTCTCTTTAATTGTCCAAAACTATGTTTTCGTCTAAACAAGCATCGTCTCTCTTGTTTTTTTCGATCATTCCTCCGTCTGACTATTATCTGGCTAATGGTCTTTGAGAGACATTTTACATTCTTTTTTGTCTCTGGCTTCCCTGACCTAGACCAGTCTTCTGGATTTTTTTCACTACTATCCAATGAAGATGCACAATGGTCTAGTTTATCTTCGATGGTAGAGGATGTTAATTCTGTTTGTAAGTTCCAtgtattatttctatttaatagTTCATTATCTTGACTCAAGACATCATGGGTTTCTGATATTTTAACAGTAGGTTCTGACTTTTCGCGTCGACGATTAGGTATGTTAATCTTCCTTTTTTTAAGACACTTTTTCTGGCACAATTTCTTTTCTTCAATAGATTCATTAGTTTTATGATCTTTAATAACATGTccttgtaaaaaaatgttatatgtacATTGGAAATCACAGTTTTTAGAACAGTTGCTATCAACAGGTGTTTCTGTCTGAGCTGCAGAACTGGGCACACTCTCAGCAGGATGATCCCCAATGTTAACACCCACATTTATTGGTGTGCAATTGTTAAGATCTTCTTTGTTGGTTGGTGTTGAGGAGCAGCCTACAGACTGAGCTTCATTAGGGCTGAGATCACATTGAGCCGTCCCAGTAGCTTTCACTTCCTTAACATCCAAGTAATGTTGAGCATATAGGGAATCCTCTTTACTGACTTCCTTCTCTGGTAAGTACAATTCTGGTTCTATCTTTGCTTTTTTTGGCAAACATGGATTCTCAAAATCATCTCTGACTGAGCAACAGGACTGTGGATATGGCCTTTTATTGTTTGCTGATCCAGAATCTCTTTGATTAAGATCCAAGTGCCCATCGTTAGTGATGTTACTATCAGCATCTATCTCCTCCACAATAGTTACTTCTTCTGCAACAGACTGGTTTTCTGGAATCTCTTCATTTTCCATGTTTAGTAAATGATTCTACGCCCATTGATTTGAAGCTTTCCCTAGTGTACAAAAAATATTACATGTAAATGATAAAAAGTAATGAAGCAATTTTAAGATAACATATTTGAAAAGCAGTTTTTCTCATATTTCTATGTGCTAtatacaaactatacaaatatTTAACTAGACATCAAATATACATGTTGGTGCACTTAAGGAGACTTACacatttaaataggcactgtaacattaacaaaaactttgcaATAATCAACAGTACAAGCAGGTTCTTTTCCTGGTCTGTCCTCAACTGCGGTTCTCTTCCTTGTCGCTGAGGGTTGATGCCTcagactgcagctcagctaatcgctggccgcagtgatgtcctgcctcagctagtgattggctgagcagcagtctgACACCACATCCCCTAACAACAAGGAAGAGAACTACAATAGGGCAGGATACCAGGTGAATGGCAGGAGGCAagtccattttttattttaattttttttggtttaatgccAGCAacctgagcaggataggtttcttAAAAGTGTAAaaccacacaacccctttaataaatgagaGAAAATTGATGCTACAGCTACAGTACGTGagtaataaatatcccccatgaTGGAGTTCTGTATACGGGTGAGGACCATTAAAcaagtaaggctgctttcacattataaaatgtatccattttaaagatcatttcaatgttccgttataaaaaaaacaaaaaaattgtccgttaaacggccattacaaaatcccataagtCTGTTAGAAAatctcattatagtctatgggatttttacattatccgttttaacccgttatagctcgTTATTAATtacagacgttattttgtgacgggtgaatgaacggaagaaatagtgcatgcactatttctcttaTTACTATCTTCTGTCATAAAATTATGTccattattaataatgggctataacgggttaaaacgcataatgtaaaaatcccatagactataatggaattttctaatggccgtttaacggccgattttcaggTTTTTTATAACGGAACATTGAACGGATTTTTAAAACAGataaattttatagtgtgaaagcagcctaaggtgTTTTGGTGTGTGTACCTCACTTAAAAtaagtcacatttttttttatctttgagaGGCCTAAAGGAGAGAAGCAACACTGTATTTTCAAACAGGCATTTCCCTATACATATGATTATGACCAGGTTTTGCTATATaaaaggtacgttcacacgtactgGATCTGCTGCATACTTTTGCTGCataattttgtgcagctgattttgctacccattaactttagGCAGGCTCAAGCAGATGCAGATCCATGGCAGTCATGGGataagaggtaagccctctggctacctccacagtaaATCGTCCAATACCCAAGCCCCAAGCCCATGATTGCACTGCAGTGATCGCTGCATGCCGGTTGTTAGCAGCACCCCCCACTACaacaatcagctgggggctgccaAGAATGGAATGGACTTGAGTCAGAAGCCTGCGCCATACACTCCGAGTGCTGCCGGGTTGTCAGTCCTGCTCTGCTTGccagaagcagggctaaatgttaGAGAAATGCACCTGCCCGGGGCCCATAACTGCATGTCCCGGCTGTTGGGCGAAAGGATTTTCACATCCATGATAAGAGCGATCAAAATCAGCATAATCAAGAAAGCAATATAATGTTTGTGAGTGATCAAATACTGAAATAGTTAAagaaatacagtatatactaaaATAGGACAAAATAATTTTTCTCTACTTGGAAAGCCTATGAACCTGTGATGCACCAATAGCAATACAAGTATTGTAACAGGTATCTGTTCCAAAACTGGACATTTAAAatacttgtgcaaatgtccagAAACCTATTTTGATACCTGCTGCTGAACTTGCCGGTCCTATTAGGCTGTGTGTGTAAGATTAAGTCTGGAGCCAATACCACTGTGCGTGAACGGGAGGGGTTAAAGGTGATGACTTCTAAAACATGACGTCTTTGGTTACGTAAGATGACAGTGTGTGTCTTTACAGAGAGCCAGTGACTAAGCAGCCCCTTGGGGATATCCTACCCAGCCTGGCATAGCTGCTGCAGAATTACCCAGTCAAGGTTCTGCACCAGAGACCGCATAGTCAAGAAAGATGACTCTGAGCGTAAGATGCTGGGGCCACCCTATTAGCCCCCTACACTAGGCCTCTATGTGCACTCACTGAGTTGTAGGAAAACCTCACAGCTGTCACTAACTTATAGCTGTCAGATCTGGGTATTAACCTGTAGCCTCAACATCCCCATAACCCTGCCCCTTTCCTTGCACCAACCCCTAAATCTGCACCAGGCGCATTTGTAGTATGTCAGAAACTAAGAAACTGTATTCCCCCTTAAGTCAGGCTCAAAACCCAATATACTATTACACCCAAAACCTAGAGAACAATCTGATATACCTCTTGTCCCAGGTTGTCACAGTAATGGGGAGCTGTACTCATTAGTTAGTCACCTCTTACATTTGGAGAAAGTTTACCACACAATTAATAGGCTGTGCATAGATGTGACCAtcatccttaaagggggtactccactggaaaaaaaaaaaaaaaacattttaaatcaactggtgccagaaagttatacagatttgtaaattacttacgctcatatttatttaaaaatattaacccttccagtacttatcagctgcagtatgttccagaggaagttctttttgaatttcctttctgtctaaccacagtgctctctgctgacacctctgtcctttttagaaactctccggagtagaagcaaatccccatagcaaacctattctgctctggacagttcctaaaatggacagaggtgtcaacagagagcactgtggtaagacagaaaggaagttcaaagagaaaagcacttcctgtggaacatagcagttgataagtactggaagggttacgatttttaaatagaagtaatttaccgtatatactcgagtataagccgagtttttcagcacgatttttcgtgctgaaaacacccccctcggcttatactcgagtgaactctccgccctcagtggtcttcaacctgcggacctccagatgtttcaaaactacaactcccagcaaacccaggcagccatcggctgtccgggcttgctgggagttgtagttttgaaacctctggaggtccgcaggttgaagaccactgcggccttcgacatcatccggaccccccacccccctttagttttgtactcacctccgctcggcgggacgttagggtgcgctggtccggtgctgcaggaccgtccgatgggatagtcgttccgggctgtccatcttcaccgggggggcctcttctccagcgctttgggcccggccccgaaatagtcacgttgccttgacgacgacgcacagggacgttcattagcaacgtctctttgcgtcgtcgtcaaggcaacacctctattccgggcccgaagcgcggagaagaagcCCCCCGATGTAGATGGACAGCCGGGAACGACTATTCcgccggacgacctccccaccggacagtcctgcagcatcggaccagcacaccctaacgtcccgccaagcggaggcgagtacaaaactaaaggggggtggggggtctggatgatgtcgaaggccgcagtgatcttcaacctgcggccctccagaggtttcaaaactacaactcccagccgatggctgcccgggcttgctgggagttgtagttttgaaacatctggaggtccgcaggttgaagaccactgtatcagacattgacaagtggtgatgatgaaggggggggggggctgatgacatgtggtgatgatgacaaggtgatgatgaagggggtgtgtgggatgatgacaaggggatgatgaaggggggtgtcggatgatgacaaggggatgatgaagggggggtgtgggatgatgagagggggatgatgaagggggtgtgggatgatgagagggggatgatgaagggggtgtgggatgatgacaaggggatgatgaagggggtgtgggatgatgacaaggggatgatgacaggcggtgatgatgaaggtggggatgatgacaggcggtgatgatgaagggggatgatgacagggtgacgatgaaggggggatgatgacagggtgacgatgatgagggtgttaatgacgagggtctggatgatgacaggaggggggatgatgtattttccaccctaggcttatactcgagtcaataacttttcctgggattttggggtgaaattaggggcctcggcttatattcgggtcggcttatactcgagtatatacggtacaaatctgtttaactttctggtaccagttgatttaaaaaaacaaaaacaaaaaagttttccaggggagtacccttttacGCTTTGGCTGATTTTAAccataacctgttaaggacccagggtgtacgggTACATCCTGACACCCTGGCACTTAAGGAACCTGTACgcttgtgggaatttcggtccccgccgtgcatcgaaatgatcagcaggcaccccgcgcaatgaatgaattcacaccggcgattagtggcaattccgggtcatacaggtctcctgTGAccgagaaaataagggggatcgtggttgtccaagacacccacgatccccctgaaggtataggagtgaggtggcaggggtgctacccctcctatccctgctattggtcatctagaagcgacgaccaatagcagatcgggggcgggttaactttcggtttccccattctgcccacccacaataggcgggtcagaatggggaaaccgaggaggatcggggccgaaggtccacttacccatcagcggCGGCAGTGGGCAGCGAACGGCGGCGGTGATCAGCGGCAGCAGAGGATggcgatgtggctccctggatcccaCAGAAGCCGGAGagtttcctagcaacatctggagggctacagtttgagacatctatacagtggtctctaaactgtagccctacagatcttgcaaaactacaactcctagcatgcccagacagctctttgctgtgtggacatgctgggatttgcagttttggaacagctggagggctacagtttggagatcactgtgcagtggtctcttaactgtagccctccagatgttacaaaactgcaaatcccagcatgcccaaacagcaaacagctgtctcagcatgctgggaggtgtagttgcaTTTCTCCAGCTgtcgcataactacatctcccagcatgtccttcgacgatcaatacatgctgggagttgtagttttgcaacagctggaggcacactggctggaaaatactgagttgggtaacagaacctaaccgaaggttttccaaccagtgtgcctccagctgttgcaaaagtacaactcccaacatgcacggtctgtcagtacatgctaggagttgtggttttgaaacagctggaggtttgcccccatgtgaatgtacagggtacagggttgcaaaacaacaagtcccagcatttccggacagccactgactgtccaggcatgcagggagtttagcaacagctggaggcaccgtttgggaatcactggcgtagaatacccctatgtccacccctatgcaatccctaatctagtcctcaaatgcgcatggcgctctctcacttcggagccctttcgtttttcaaagaaacagtttagtcccacatatggggtattttcgtactcaggagaaattgcactacaaattttggggggctttttctccttttaccccttatgaaaaggaaaaattgtggggtctacaccagcatgttagtgtaaaaaaattaaattttttacactaacatgctggtggtgccccatacttttaattttcacaagctgtaaaaggaaaaaaagacccccgaaatttgtaatgcaattcctcctgagtacggaaataccccatatgtgggcataaaatgctctgtgggcacacaacaaggctcagaagtgagagcgcgctatgtacatttgaggcccaaattggcaatgtgcacaggggtggctgattttacagcggttctgacataaacccaaaaaagttaatacccacatgtaatgtaatttttcatttgcacagcccaatgttcaaaagatctgtcaaacgccggtggggtgtaaatactcactgcaccccttattaaattctgtgaggggtgtagtttccaaaatggggtcacatgtgggggggtccactgttctggcaccacggggggctttgtaaacgcacatggcccctgacttccattccaaacaaattatctttccaaaagctcaatggctcctcctcttctgagcattgtagagagccagcagagcccttgatgtccacacatggggtatttccatactcagaagaaatggggttataaattatgggggtcattttctcctatcaccccttgtaaaaattgggggaaaaaaaacagcattttagcgaaaaaaacaaaaatgtttttatttacaaacaaaaagtcgtcaagcacatgtgaggtgttaaggctcactgtaccccttgttacattctttgaggggtgtagtttccaaaatagcatgccatgagtttttttttttttttttctttgctgttctggcaccataggggcttcttaaatgtgacatgccccccaaaaaccatttcagaaaaactcactctccaaattcccactgtcactccttcccttctgagccctctagtgcacccacagaacacttgaaatccacatgaggtatttccttactcaagagaaattgggttacacattttaggaagatttctctccttttaccccttgtaaaaattcaataactgggtctacaagaacatgacaaaaaatgaagattttgaattttctcctcttcttgaatttgctgctattcctgtgaaacacccaaagggttaacaaaccttttgaatgtcattttgaatactttgaggggtgcagtttttataatggggtcatttatggggtatttctaattgaaagcccttcaaatctacttcaaaactgaactggtccctgaaaaatttcgattttaataatgttgtgaaaaattggaaaatagctgctatactttgaagccctctgatgtcttccaaaacatGAGAAGTAACACCCTTTCTGGCCAGTGTATCATTTATGTATGGTATTTTTCAATAGATTTTTGCTCTGCAGGCTTTATATCAGACTTTCACATGTCCCCGAGCTAGTGGGTGAAGCCTAACCTCTACGATGACtaccatacactacacacacatgGAAAATGATTCTTCTCTTTTCTGTCTCCATACACCCTAAAAAGGAGTAGCAGCATGGGGGACATTATAGAACACTAATAAGAAGTCTAAGCTGTGAATCAaaacccaaagacttgcattgagggggcgggtcatgatgtcacacgggggcacgcgtgtctcgggaaacgcccagtttagaagaggtttgctatggggatttgcatctaaactgagacacgtgtc from Hyla sarda isolate aHylSar1 chromosome 5, aHylSar1.hap1, whole genome shotgun sequence encodes:
- the ZNF407 gene encoding zinc finger protein 407, which gives rise to MENEEIPENQSVAEEVTIVEEIDADSNITNDGHLDLNQRDSGSANNKRPYPQSCCSVRDDFENPCLPKKAKIEPELYLPEKEVSKEDSLYAQHYLDVKEVKATGTAQCDLSPNEAQSVGCSSTPTNKEDLNNCTPINVGVNIGDHPAESVPSSAAQTETPVDSNCSKNCDFQCTYNIFLQGHVIKDHKTNESIEEKKLCQKKCLKKRKINIPNRRREKSEPTVKISETHDVLSQDNELLNRNNTWNLQTELTSSTIEDKLDHCASSLDSSEKNPEDWSRSGKPETKKNVKCLSKTISQIIVRRRNDRKKQERRCLFRRKHSFGQLKRHIQLISNKDKLEDSPVCLKENVNPPVKTFLEKSAETPYLTSKSVTHMDVVYDVESESTLPPAAFKLICTTQLTEQYACVYCKTVAGTKESFILHFWKRHAKQMQFYCQPCGYSCETRVEFEKHCQYDNHKNGSDLLNCYLCGLDSSNESTFKRHMKSKHKMYFHCSVCKVYFKSNDDMLHHETSEAHIWWQEKNCDTPVENLEVNTNLTKECLPEVESSTMLPTVEVPVEVCVEKEVKKTQFQCKKCFYKTRSSTVLTRHIKLRHTHDYHFLCKACNIYTMYKEGMEKHIKRSKHIENANKNNIGLLFDECIERVSFIEPAVMYKEGPQDEDCEEAQSDSGLIAPSVKESFCSEHTPSLAEPMHVNAPKRGRPKGNLSISCTHCGLIASSVTNLKVHIRRKHTHQYNYKCKVCNYDTVTKGDMERHCITKKHKNRVEEQKLNKHKTEIVVTTDGTAFEASVKKKGNTLALYKERVYVGTGSKLLPSSQKDEPVPTEPVTIQVQTSPHEPGNGQNLSTNIENRQSIRFEFVGDSFERHMKKKHIKEFEYYCKACDFYAPTHKDMSTHASSESHKANHQSPVQSPCTFPSLVEKTDCDRQGLSGNVSRESDVDLDQDPHCNIENTDPCPDLQLKTNTNVDVSQIASESEPTEDVESVKENLGRSSTLIEKDSKWEQTNAVAFSIQESPVTEVTAQISLDHEDSKGKDTLTNSDAEKISESEVVTEVLSEPSSIISTCSGIRNEHNFDSSIVKLKFVCNESVNSDITSKFKGPAPKIPEPQLTKKKKTNGSAHGDANRIRCNDCGFLADGLSGLNVHISMKHPVKEKHFHCLLCGKSFFTESNLHQHLASIGHNRNEMASFEERPEGGGTFKCVKCTEPFDSEQSLFIHIKEQHEELLREVNKYIEEDTEQINKEREENQGNVCKYCGKICKSSNSMAFLAHVRTHTGSKPFKCKICSFAAAQLGDARNHVKRHLGMREYKCHICGVAFVMRKHLNTHLLGKHGVGTPKERKFSCNLCDRSFRERWALNNHMKLHTGEKPFKCTWPTCHYSFLTASAMKDHYRTHTGEKSFLCDLCGFAGGTRHALTKHRRQHTGEKPFKCDECNFASTTQSHLTRHKRVHTGEKPYMCPWCDYRSNCAENVRKHILHTGKHEGVKMYNCPKCNYGTNAPMEFRNHLKELHLDIENPDLAYLHAGIVSKSFECRLKGQGANFVETNSPFTATTSAEASPVKENVRTIRKASQATEQVQQVIIIQGFSDEYEGNFSIDTSVEETAAATLQTLAMAGQVARVVHITEDGQVIATDQAAHMGNIIPGEILGEQLSDGATQVVVVEGTMEETDVAESVAIETVTDSDGNVVQQVMAQSILDTSQGVHTSDSSSALDALLCAVTELGNVEDAQGQPGEENQVVEESLVRMSHDQESNTEEIQMYHEVHEDHQGIEQIGVVQQVMHSSGFASSQDSPFKNMVQGVLQFAVCDPAAADQLIQEGVTQVILNEEGTVHMVSTEGPHIIMHNTESHTLSLPEQQMRLVECEDGEISQIIVTEELARAMVHNGSDSFQEGTTHYIVTELPQEDKESNMYSHTVIETDENTGILHTETIIDTQMPEDEASQEVNSMVVYTE